A segment of the Lycium ferocissimum isolate CSIRO_LF1 chromosome 10, AGI_CSIRO_Lferr_CH_V1, whole genome shotgun sequence genome:
ATTTGGTGCACAGACCGCGCAGTTCATAGAATCTGCAGATCTGGTGACTCACTGCCCAACATCAGTAAGCACCCTAATTCACTATTGCTCACTGTGGTGTTTCTACCGATCTGGTGACTCACTGCCCACCATCAGTAAGCACCCTAATTCACTATTGCTCACTGTGTTGTTTCTACCGATCTGGTGACTCACTGCCCACCATCAGTAAGCACCCTAATTAACTATTGCTCACTGTGGTGTTGCTGCTAAGCTATCTCCTCCTTTTTCAGAGATCGTATGCTTGAAATGCATCAGTTTTGTGCTCCCACCTTATCTCAGTGATTTCTATTCCTCCAGTAAAAACACTAAATTCGTCAATTCACATGGAAAGCTCCTCCCAACTTACCCTTTTATGCACAATTCTGTGACCTTTATCGACCAGCTAGTAGGGCATGTATAATATGCTTAGCGTCCCATTGTGCTCTTCTCTTTTAGATCTTTTCTGATGAGGAATGTAGTTTTCCTGAATCTTATTCAACATTCCTAGTCATGAAATCCCACAAAATGATAATCAACACTATGTTtggtactagtgtgcattctcAATTGAGAAGACCTCTTCTATTATGGTGCTTTCCTATATCAAGGAAATTACACTTTTCTTGATAATTGAGAAATCCCGAGGACACAGTTTGGAGGTAAATGGGCCCGCCCTTCTACTATTCGTCACTTAAATACTAGGCATTTGTACCTGTATCGTGCGGGCCCAATCCACGCATCAGGTGTTATGCAATACATCAAAGCCCCCTCCCCCCTCTCCCagtagaaaaagaagagaataatcTGAGTAGGAGGAAAGGAGTGAGATGATTCGATAGAGGGACGTGGAGCCAACGGGGAGTCCATGGAAGGAGACTCAAgataattttatttactttGCTTGTTTAGAAGTTGTCTTTCTCTGTAGATTTGTTTATCTAATTGCTGCTCTTCTGCTCATTTTGGCACCACCTTAGTGCAAAAACTAATTAAGGCCTTGCAAATTTGACATCCTCCCCCGCCAcccccccacccacccaccaCCACAACCAccacaaagaagaaaaagaaaaagaagaaactcaTGCTTAACATTTATTCAGAGCAGCCTCACTTCTTCCAATATGGTTTAAGGTTGTAGTATCTATCCCGGTTGGAGAAATTCAGGGAGACATGAGATTTAAGATCTAGGATTAGGACTTCAGATGGTTTGACCGACTCCAGACCTGCCTTTTGACAGGCTGAGCATATTTgcactttattttatttttatacggACTTTCTCCATAGAGTTTGCGTAAAGGCCAGTTCTCCAAATTGGTTAATGACCTGTGGATGGCTTGATGAAGAATATTTCACTTTCGCTGTGGTTACGTGAAAAGTTTGTATTGTTTTACATTAATGGATGATACCGTCCTTTCTGGATGACGTGATCCTAGCTTTCTTGATATTTCTCAAGGAACGGATATATGGTGTCAATGCTACTGATAAGTTTGTAGTAGATAAAGCCTCCTGATTTCTGGACAATCATGTCGTGTTTGATATGGCATGAATTGGACCTGAAGAAGATTTGCGACAGCAATAATTTAAGCTTCTTATGCCTAAAATCTGATTTTCTTCAGTTATGATTTATATACTTGTATTATTTATAAGACGAAATTATTTgtatacttgtgttatttataaaaagaaattatttgtaTACTTGGGTTATCAAGAACTTTGTAAAATTGTGAATGATCTTGAATGTGTTCTGTGTGTGGTTTTCATGTTACAGTCTATTGAACTAACTGACTTCAAAGAAATGCTTTATGAGGTAAGATGATTGCTGATTATAGATTTGAAAGTGTCTTTTTTAGcttttcatttaatttcttcTGCAATATGTGTTCATTTTGATCATTTGGTTTCTAAGAGGAACAAACGGCTTCTCAGCTTTATTGTGATGGTGTTCCGTGCTTCTCGTGCACTTTGAGACACTTCTTTCTAATTCTCTCTATTTGCCTACTTTTACTTGAAGAGTGCATGTGCATGTCTTATTTAAATGTAGAACAAAATTTATCAGGTACTGAAAAAAATGgtatttctataatattacTATGATCTTTTTGCATGTAATTCGTGAGATCATGCATCTCTGGATCCTTGTTATAATGGAAAAATAGTACCCCAGTTGATGATAGTTTTCCTGTATTCTGTGCCTGAGAAGCTGATTTCATATTGTGCGGATACTGGATTGAAAATTATGTGGAGGCTGCAAAACATTTTTCCTTTGGTTTCctattttcatccatttctggTTGGTATCTTCAGTAAATGATTGGTCATAATAATCTGAGACATCCTCCacttctctttttatatttgatCTGTGTTTTGTTTGTCTGGAAGTGCATTTACTGATCTTTTCTGAAAGTGCATTTAATGATCTTATCAGTCGGAACTGGACTATAGTGGAGAGGACCATTCAATGTCGCCTAGACCACCGCAGAACCAGCATTCTCAACCAATACATTTTGCAAATTCAGGCTTCCCAGTCTCTTCAGGCTCAGTTGGTGTAGCAGCTCCAGTACATGGCGTACGATCGGATCATGATCCGCAATCGAAGAATTATGTTTTCTCAAATGCTCTTTCAAGCCCTGTTAGGCAAAGCCTGCAGAATTATCAAGCTGCTCAAGGAGGTTACTTTTTAAACAACGTTCAGCCTTCAAATGGGGCAAGAAACAACGAAACGAACCTCCACCACCAAAATAGGGAGTCCAATAGCTGTAATTCTGCTGATGCATCTATGGATATGCATTCTGATAGCCCAGGTCATGATTTTACTTACTGAAGTAGTCTGTAAATAGAATGTTTCAGCAGCTGCTTCTTGTCATGCCATGGTATTCAAGCAGCAAGTTCAGGTTGATTGATTATCGTGTGTTGCAGCCGCTGTCAAGGAGCAAATGCATTGTTGAATTGGCTGTTTGATTCAGAGATTGAAAGGTGCGTTCGGGTTGGCTCGTAAATCGTCACTATGTAGACATGCACATGTGCTCTTAGGTAAAATGCAATGTGATGGGCACATTGCCAAATACACTGTTGTTTCTGTTGAACTAGTTAGTTCTTTTCGGTCTTCTGATATTTGTGGAGTGTTTCTTTAGTaggtataaaatatatatatatatatatgattgcgCTCATTTGTCCTGACCTTCGACTGCATATGGATTTTGTCAAATTGACATACTGGCATAGTATGTCATCTTTGCCTAGACCCTTTTTTCCGACTGATCAAGTCGTCAGAATGTGAATAGAAATGAACTCCCTTAGTACGAAAGTAAAAATTGAGCATTACCAGAAAACTTTGAGCTTCTGAACCAGTTTATCAGCTCAGACCCTTACGCTCTTTTCCACGCTTGGAGGTTCATTTAGGGGGTGTTCGGTatgaagaaaatgtttttcaattttctcatgttcgtttggtcaaaaattttagaaaatattttcttttggaaaacattttcctcaaaattggggaaaatgacttccctaataaaagtagggaaaaaaAGTTCACAAGTTCATTCCACAAACCATCaaaccccaaccactcccaatcctccacccaccccacccccacgtACCACCCCATCCCTCCCCACCCCCGcccaaaaataatttgtttttgaaaaaaaaagttttgacattatGTTTGATTTTTTGCATCTTGCACACCAGCCCCccaccccccgcccccccccaaaaaaaaatatttttttgaaaaaaaaagttttgaatttttttttggacccCCACCTCACGCCGCACCCTACCCTTCCCCCACTAATGCGCCCTAACCACCCCcccggcaaaaaaaaaaaaattaatatttttgaaaaaaaaattttgacattttttttggttttttgcacccccaaaCCCCACGACACCCTGCACCCTACCCCCATGCCACCCCAATCCTACGCCCACCCCATGCCACCCCGCACCCCTACGccccccgaaaaaaaaaaacttttgaaaaaaaagttgacattttttttttgttttgcaccccaaccccccccccccaccccgcaTCCtaccccgcccccccccccccccccccaaaatattttttttgaaaaaaagttttgacgttttggttttttgcaccccacccccccccccctccggcggcaaaaaaaattaaaatttttgaaaaaaaaagttgagattttttGCACCCCAACCcaacccccaccctaccacccccACTGCCCCCTACACCCTCGCCCCccgcaaaatatttttttgaattttttttttttgacatttgttttgtttttttgcaccccaccccCCTCCtgcctcaaaaaaaaaattgaaaaaaagttgacaaataaaaattgaatgtttgcgtggttaaaaattaaaacttttggaGGGGGTGATAGGGTATTGGGGAGTGggcgtgggggtgggtggtgaaaagatttttttggggggttggggggtgTCTGGGGGTGTAGAAACCCGCAAAAGACaataaaaaacttcaaaaaaaatgttggggttgggagaggggggggggggtgttggtgTGGTTTGGGTTCCACgcaaggggggaggggggtgatGGGGGATGTAGTCGTgtagaaaatttagaaaaaaaattaaaaacttcaaaaaaaatgttttggggggggggtgggCCGGTGGAGGGGAGGAGGTAGTGTATGGTTTAtgggagtggttgggggtgggggtgcaaaaaataaaaaaataaaaaattgagggGGGTGGGGGCGTAGGGggtgtgggggtggggttgggttggagttggtgaGGGTTGGGGGTtggggtgcaaaaaacaaaacaaaaaaatcaaaagaaatttttttttggagagggcaggggtgggtgggtgggagtGGGGTGTGGGTGGGGGTATGGAgttgggttggagttggtgaGGCTTGGATGAAagatttttcggaaaacgttTTCTatcaaccaaacgaacatgaaaaaataagtaagaaattcacttatttttcactatCCAAACGAATAGGAGAAAATAAGtggaaattcacttattttttaggaacaggaaaacattttcctccataccgaacacacccttagtcTCCAAGTTTTCTCCCCTGCCTCCCTCCGCCCTTTCGAAGAGCAAGTCCCTGTGAGGAAAATATTTACTCGTATATGTTGTGTTGCATTCATTTGTTCGGTGTGAACACCGAGTGCAATACATTTTCTCCAATCAGGAAACTGTACACAAGTTGTATACTATATGCTTCTATGATGTATCGACTTTAGAGCTTTAGTATAGAAAAATTTCTTTGGCCAAACAACACAGTAggcaatataatatgttagaATTTTCCGACGTCTAACAATGTTGGCAACatcagctactatgatatgtaaTGAAATTATAATTGTCAAACTCTGTTAACACCTCTTGCACATTTGAATGTTAGCCCCCTATCAACTTGAAACTTAAATATTTTAGTTTACAAGTTCGTTTACCCGATTTAGTAAATTAAGCATTAGTAGATCGTCAATGGCGGAACATACAATTACAATTTTCGAGCTAAATTCTAATAGTTCGGTTGGTTGGTTATTTGAACTTTTAAGGAATTTACTTCCCACTTTGTAGTCCCCTCCTCGTTTATCCTTACTCTATGTATAATAGAAGTTTTAAGAAATGTATTGAAATTCTCTGTTCAATCAATTCATGGTCTTCTCGTTTGTTATATGTACGACCCCCTTCTTGTCtctcatcaaccaaacacttgTTAAAGATTAAATTGAACGAGTGATACATGAAGGCTAACGGTGGTTGTTACCCAAATTTCTTCCTCACTTATCAAAaggtaaaacagaaaaaataaaaaagaacacAAACGATTTAGACCTAGAAGTTTATTTTAAATGATCTTTTTGTAATACTAATAATCCAAGTTTTTGAAAGAGGAGGATTATCCCATGCCAAATTCAGGTGAAGTTGCTCTTATTCacaataaaatttcaatttcctCTCATCACTAAGAGGAAAGAGGCTTGACACGGACATGTCGGCACAATGGTACAAAGCTAAAGctagaaaggaagaaaaaggcAAATTAAAGAGGGGGTCCAGCAGTCCAAATTATATAGGTGCTATTTTAGGGCATTTGCATAAACAAGTAGGGTCTTATAGGAAACCAAAAAATTCAATTCACCTACACATAATCAAGTTGGTGCTACAAGGTGGAATCCCATGCAACTTGTTTGAACTTTTATGAGTCTATAAAAATTGATTGACTTAGGCCAATTTGGTCTTCTTGATGTGGAATTTTCTAGGACCCCTAAATTATTTAATAGTATAGAATAACATTTGTCACATGCTGTATTGCCCCACTGCTACTATTTACACCTTCTGTCCAGTTTTGACACGCCTATTAAGGAGCCAAAAATAGAATGAAAAGTTTATCATATTACCCCTAATTTTTGCTAATTACCCAATGATTGAAATCAATTAAAGCttacaataaaaaaaatgtgcTGCCAACTTATTAAGTAATGGGTTTCAACAATTGACATATGCCCCATAAAAGTTAGTTTTGgagcaaaattttcatattaaGCCAAGTTTGACTAGTATCATTCCAAAGTATTGGAAAaaggaattgaaaattttgacttATTAATACTaaggtaaaatagaaaaaaagtgGTAAGCTATCTCTTGGTTTtctaaagtggacaagtaaaattgGACAAtgatttttagtataatggacaagtaaaattggacggagggagtagcttATAAAGATCAAAATTCTCAATCTTGAAAAGTGTAGGTGGAGACAAGCTGAAAGAGATATGGCTTTttaattgctaaacctttaatttttttgaccAACTTTTTAGACTTCAAACAAACAATTGTTTTTCCATTGCTAAAGGTAATTGAAGCCTCTTTTATAATTACAATTTACAACTaaaaatattgtaaaacttCTTGAGAATATACTTCTCTTTGCCGCTTCTTGCTTCTCTATATGTAGCATCATGTGTatgtatttttgtttcttttctggATGTATTTTCAAATAGGTTATCTCGATTTCAGTACTCTTTATTCTTTCTTTGGATGGAAAATATATTTCTGTACAAAGTGTTTTACTTTGGATTTTTTTGTTCGAGATAATTCTTTAGTATTTGGTTGAATATTAAGACATGTAACTTATACTAATAATAGAATTTGATGGATGGGGATGTGGATGGAGTTGGTGTTCTAATGataattttaagaattaatGGTTGGCAATAGTGTTCACACATAGGCTAAGACATGCGACATGAAGCATGAGCCTAAGATAGCTGTAGTGCAAAGTGATATATGCCCATCAACATGTTGCTTATTTTAACAAGTTGGTGtaaattaacttctttcttaaaacatttcatagtatatatatgagacgcataatgaaaaaattgattttctcaatGATTTTTTTCGAAGATGTCTTATGCTAAATCAAACTAATGTTGATCGTTTAGTCAGTGATGCGTCCATCCCGAGTTAGGCGAGATCGACTATATGAATCTTGTATTAATCGTCTCTACTTAGTTCTATTATCCACAAACTTGATATATTTAGATTATCTTTGCGATAACTATGAACTTGTTTCAATAACACAACCCAAAAGTTAGCTCATGCGGTGAAAAGTGGCTAACCATATAAGGACGATGGAGACACTTACTCTCACGACGTGGGACTCAACTTCACCCATACGCTTAGGACTGACATTTGGAGCGTGAACAATATAAGATGCATGGGGCTCCAACATCGGGTGAAAAATGAATTGAGGTGGTCTTGACTCTGATaccataataaagaaatgaacCTTGAATGGTTGAGTCTAACTCAATTGCAAAAGGTAGTAGCTCATGCAATAAGAAGTGTCCaaaaccatataaggagacgAAGATACCCACTTCACCGATATAGGACTCAATCAACTATTTATAAAAGTTTAAACAAATGTCATTTCAAAATTGGTGATGATTATGTGAAATGGATTTTGACTAACATGCGTGCTGAATTTTGGTTAGTCAAACAGATCGGTCTTATCTATCGCAATTAACAACCAAGAAACTTTATAGAACATGTTAAAGAGTTTTTCTATGAATTTCAGGTTTTGAAGATGGGCCATTTGAAAATAGTATATTTTGCAACAACAAAAATCAACTTAATGTCgcggaaatatatatatgcttttcCTATTTTTACAAAATCTTGTTTGAAAAAGGTTCTTTGGCCACACTATTTTGGCCACAATAGTCCAaatgggataaatttatatgattatttaggttaaatttaataatttattcttaattaatgtcatttctatcttttcGTCTCAatgtttatcttaatttaaaattgtataaTAGAGGTTAtagtaatttttatataaatgtgatcAAATTTGAATCAAATTGATGTGGCAATTTAGCAACTCTCTATTTAAAAAACAACTTTAGTATAGATAATGAAAGGGTGGAATTCACATGTCCCCATTTAGCTGTCAAAACGAAGAGTAGGGCATTGTGTAGCTTTTGACCAATTGATATCCATTGTCTCCTAAAAGTTAACAGTACCATGTACTTCATGTTATTCATAAATTAATAgtggtactccctccgttcaaaTTAactctcgttttttttttttttgtgttttacccttatatatatctaaattatatattttctcCATTAAGCGTTTACtatatttatgtgtcatcttcaTTAATGATAatatattaaaagtaaaatagatagaaaataattaattatattttaaacttctaaaataaaaataatttgagataattatttttaataatcacAATAGATAATTTGATATTGATGGTTAGCTTAATTATCAAAttaaagtgaagaaaaagataaaGAGACAAGAGATCTAGAAGTGCTACGTGATTGATAAATTCTACGTACCTACCAAGGGTGAATGAGGAGCACCAATCATACTAATGATTTGATTGATCCAAAATTCTTTTCAACTTCTTCCATCCTTATCaactaaaataattaaaatatattgcTCCCTCTGGTCCTTTTAAATGATCATTTTTAGTCTTTTAGAAatagttcaaaataagtgtcatttaaaatttttagagaattttttttctttttcttttcgaCTTACTTTTGCCATAATAAATTGTGTGAACAGCTTTCTAAAAAGTCTTTCAACTACTTTACATTTTTTGGGAATATAGAGTAGTATATTAAATTAAAGAGGGAGTGTTTTTCCAAAGCAAAGATGAAAGGATTATATAGTTAAATAGCCACTTcaattaatgtaattttttttaatgatgtgTCACACCCTAGAAAGATATTTAAAATAGATTCgagggagtaatttttttcatatagtTGTTGGACGATGGTTAtatgttttttatttaaataaaataaagacttTTTATCCTTAAAACTACTTCCTCCATCTAATTGTCATGTTTCGCTTTTCAAGAGCCAAATTATGTgaactttgaccaatattttaaaatatatcttttCATCAACTTGACATGAAAAAAGTTATAACTTGTAGTacttttaatatagttttttgaatatctaaattttaattgtaaaataTTACATTGATCTAATTCAGTTTAATTAGCTTcaaaaattagttaaattgactctcgagaagCAAAATATGACAACTAATttgagatagagggagtaattgattcaaaaaaattgaggttCTTGGATTATGCATTTTATAAGCTAGAGAATTGATCTTGTCAAGAAGTCAGCCTCGGTAAAAGCTTAGTTCTCGAGAGGGCACAAGTGATATTTGACTTCAATTTCCCATAGGATCTCTAACATTAAGGTGCATTTAGAGAACATCATACGCTATTGGCGTATTTCGATGTAACTAAGAGTATATTTTGGCACTTAATTACTActcctccgttcacttttatttgtccacttttAACTTTATACGCcccttaagaattaataaatgaagtatgtattttactataatacccatattaattggtgtgtagtcttgttgaacttggagaATTATTTGACAATcaataattaatgttaagggtaaaataagaattttttttttatctttccttgatatgttaaagtagacaagtaaaagtgaaaatttatttttagtataatagataagtaaaagtgaacggaaggAAAGATTTATTCATCCTTCAGCATAAATAAGCTCAATCCATAAAGATAGTTTAACGAACTTCTACTCCATACACTAACcgttttagaaagaaaaaaaaaagtattatcAAGTCACTCAATAGGCAACCACAGCAAATGAGGACTTGTGACTAAGACAATAAGGCAACACGTTTTAATAGGTAAATTACACTCATGTGGTAAAAATATTCTATACTATTAgcatatataagttaaatttatgaaaatatagtTTAATATGTATACTGCAACTGAGAAAACTTTACACGCCAATCTCATCAAAACCCTAGTACATCCAGTCACATTAGCTAGTTACATGTTACATCTAGTGCCAGCTAAGGAATAAATAGGTACCATGTCCTATAAATTATCCAATCACATAACGAGCTACTTATCTCAGTTTACCAAGTTTGCAGATTAATCAAACATTAAATGCTATGATTACAAATTATGATGGAGTGTTAATAACTTGTCATCCATCTTGAGCGGGTTTAAGTTTGAATCCTGGCTCTTGATGATGAAATCGCCTAGCGAGTGTTttaaccccccaaaaaaatgaaatatttaaatgtgaATTTGAAATAATCGAATTTAAAACAGGTATCAAACATCgaatattaaacaaaaaaagaagcatTGGTATTCAACGGTTGGTACAGTTTGCTTGTGTTAGTCTTTCCCACAATTATTCCTTTTTTCTG
Coding sequences within it:
- the LOC132033859 gene encoding uncharacterized protein LOC132033859: MGKKRKSLASSLDEVDRTMYSTFCSAANSLSQLYSQALNQQKLSFQAGERHGLEKMYQWILRQQEGGSRVTTADMMNYLQSELDYSGEDHSMSPRPPQNQHSQPIHFANSGFPVSSGSVGVAAPVHGVRSDHDPQSKNYVFSNALSSPVRQSLQNYQAAQGGYFLNNVQPSNGARNNETNLHHQNRESNSCNSADASMDMHSDSPGHDFTY